A window from Triticum aestivum cultivar Chinese Spring chromosome 6D, IWGSC CS RefSeq v2.1, whole genome shotgun sequence encodes these proteins:
- the LOC123145170 gene encoding uncharacterized protein encodes MVGIFSRFSSGAGHRRAKSAVEVVETLAPNMETGESDPAADPGDSPHGIEVGIEFKPVEHPVEPVNLDQPVKCPLPEPSILHDGRIWQERMSTAGGRPRTDLPVVKEGLQLEPDSSTTRSRSAVRRRAILPSVSAPEHNILALLDECDVPESQRPAE; translated from the exons ATGGTCGGGATCTTCTCCAGGTTCTCTTCCGGCGCCGGCCACCGCCGCGCCAAGAGTGCCGTG GAGGTTGTGGAGACATTGGCGCCCAACATGGAGACCGGGGAGTCTGACCCGGCAGCTGATCCTGGAGATAGCCCGCACGGCATTGAGGTCGGCATCGAGTTCAAGCCGGTGGAGCACCCTGTGGAGCCTGTCAACCTTGACCAACCAGTGAAATGCCCGCTTCCTGAGCCATCTATACTGCAT GATGGGAGGATATGGCAAGAGAGGATGTCTACAGCGGGCGGGAGGCCGAGGACGGACCTGCCGGTCGTGAAGGAAGGATTGCAGCTCGAGCCCGACAGCAGCACCACAAGGTCGAGGTCTGCGGTCCGGAGGCGCGCCATACTGCCCTCCGTGAGCGCCCCTGAGCATAACATCCTGGCGCTGCTTGACGAGTGCGACGTGCCTGAGAGCCAGCGCCCTGCTGAATGA